The following nucleotide sequence is from Bremerella alba.
CACGCCTCCTGCTGAGTTCCTTTACGGTTGGATGGATCGCAAGACTAATTTACCGGAACCATCTCAGACACCGGTTGAAAATATCGCGACTCGCGCGGACGACGAAACGGAAACGCGTTAGGCTCTTCGAGACCTTGAGAACTCATGCGACATCCGCTGACACTAACCCGATCCCTTTTGTTTGCCGCTTTCATACTGATTGCGGCAAGTCAATTTGGTTGCGTTCATTATCAGATTGGCAACCGAAGTCTGTATCGGCCTGATATCCGGACGGTTCATGTCCCGATTTTCACGTCACTGATCTACCGTCGTGACCTGGGCGAACGCATAACCGAAGCGGTGATCAAGGAAATAGAAGCTACCACTCCCTATAAAATCGCTGACGCTCAATCAGCCGATAGTGTTCTACGGGGAAGTCTGGTGACCGAGAACAAGCTCGTTCAGGGTCAAAACAGCCTGGATGATCCACGTATCTTGCAAGAGAACTTCCAGATTCACTACGAGTGGATCGACCAACGAGGTCAACTCGTTCGGCAGCCTGGGGCGCTCTCGCTGGCTCCCGTCTTGATGAGCGAGACTCTCACCGCCACCGGCATTCTCTATCCGGAACCGGGGCAATCGATGGTAACGGCACAACAAGACGCGATTAACCAATTCGCTCGGGAACTGGTTCGTCATATGCAGACCCCCTGGTAGAACCCGGGATACGTCCGTACGAAAGCGTTTGCTAAAATTCTGGAATGAGATCTACTCCCCACAGTACGACCTTAGCACAGCGTTATCCTTACCGTGCTCTCACGTGGCAACTTCGCACACGTACGCTGCGTTTCAATCGTACTCCCAAGCTTATGGGAATCTTGAACGTTACGCCGGACAGCTTTTCAGACGGGGGACAATGGATCGATCCACAAGCCGCAATCGACCGAGCCCTCCAAATGGAAGCCGAAGGGGCGGATATCGTTGATGTTGGAGGAGAAAGCACCCGCCCTTACTCAGAGCCAGTGACTGCTGAGGAAGAGATCCGACGCATCATTCCCATTATCCAATCGTTGGCCGAGTCGCTCCGCATTCCTATTTCGATCGATACCACGAAAGCAATCGTGGCCAAGGAAGCAATTGCCGCCGGGGCCGAGGTCATCAACGACGTCAGCGGACTTGAAGCGGACCCAGGCATGGTTCCTTTGGCGGTAGAAACGGGCGTGGGCGTCTGTGCAATGCATATGCGAGGCAATCC
It contains:
- the folP gene encoding dihydropteroate synthase, whose product is MRSTPHSTTLAQRYPYRALTWQLRTRTLRFNRTPKLMGILNVTPDSFSDGGQWIDPQAAIDRALQMEAEGADIVDVGGESTRPYSEPVTAEEEIRRIIPIIQSLAESLRIPISIDTTKAIVAKEAIAAGAEVINDVSGLEADPGMVPLAVETGVGVCAMHMRGNPQTMQDDPEYDDVVLDIFDYLQDRYRQLRLAGIERSKICLDPGIGFGKTHQHNLDLMAQCDEFHALNCPILVGHSRKGFLAKILGDKDLDRTLATVGSTLTLARLGVQIIRVHNVKANKESLEAFVATGGVDGVPRELPEA
- the lptE gene encoding LPS assembly lipoprotein LptE; the protein is MRHPLTLTRSLLFAAFILIAASQFGCVHYQIGNRSLYRPDIRTVHVPIFTSLIYRRDLGERITEAVIKEIEATTPYKIADAQSADSVLRGSLVTENKLVQGQNSLDDPRILQENFQIHYEWIDQRGQLVRQPGALSLAPVLMSETLTATGILYPEPGQSMVTAQQDAINQFARELVRHMQTPW